The Listeria cossartiae subsp. cossartiae genome includes the window CGGGATCTGTAATTGATACGTTAACCGCGAAAACGGTGAAAACGGAGACCGGCTATCAGTTGCAAGTCGCGAAGCTCAGTACGAAAAAAGTGACGGGTAATTTAGCTAAAGTCGCTGTTTCATTTGTGAGCACAAAAATTACAAATGGAATTCAGGCTACTAGTTTGCGTCAGTACCGAGATGATGTGGCGTACTCTTTTCAGCCATACATGTATATCGGCTATGATGATGGGAATAACTCTGGAACGGAGGGGGCAGCCCATTTTATTACGTATGGTGTGGTGAAAGTACCTGATAGTGAAATTAAGAAAATTGGCACAAACCGTGAAATTGAATCGGCGGAGTTGTCGCTTTATAGAAGAGGGACGCAAGGCTTCTGGGGAGACCGTGCCAAAGATAGTAAAGGAAACGTTGTGAAGCGTTTATTTGAAGTGCATGGAATTACAAAAGACGTTGGTAATATTGATGATTTAACATATGGTAAATTTAAAAGTCTTGGTTTTCCGTATGGTCCACCTGCAAACGTAGACGGTAAAGAGACATATATTGGGAAAATTGATGATGCGAATCGACGTATTTCCTTTGATATTACAAACGTTGCGAAGGATTGGGTAAATGGCGGCAAAAACAACGGAGTGATTGTAAAAACGGCAAAAGTGAATTCTTTTGAAATGCCATATTCGCAAGCTGATATATTTGCTGCGCCTAAATCTGGCGTGACGAGCGAGTCGCCATATGTGGTATTTAAGCACCGCGAGCGTCCGCCGATTGATGCGGATATGCCACTCAAGGATACGAAGCTCTATTTGCGCCCGTTTGTCAGCGCGAATAATGATGGAAAACTTGATTTTACAGCACTTGGAATGGATGGCGTGGGTCGTCCTGATGCAAAGATTAATTATAAAATTATCGATACATCAGATAATAAAAAGGTAACATTTAGCGGGACAGATCCGTCGATTGGTCGAGATTATTTATTCCCGAATTATCCAAAGCTAAATAGTGAAACGCAGGAATACCGCGAGTTGATGAGTAACTGGCAGACAAACACACTACTTTTAAAAGGTGTTTTGAAAGAGAATCATTTGTATCAAGTGGAAGCGGAAATTAAGGATGGAAATGAATCGGTAAGTAAGAAATATGATACGTTCCAGATTTATAAGGTGACAGGGCTAGACTCGTTGCCACGTCTACTGAAATTTTACGGGATTGCTAATAAGCGGTCGCAGTTTATGCTGGATAATAATATGAAGGATGAATTGCTCGTTCAAGGGAATGTAGTGTTTATTCGGAATCCGCAAAAAAACGCTGGTAAAGCCTATCAGTCGGGAAATTACGATACGGCAGATAAAATGCGACTTGATGCGCTAGCTATAGGGCGCGGCAAGCATTGTACTTTTGGCTATGAACCGATTAATTTTGATAGTGGGAACTTGCTTTATAATATGGAAGATGCGAAATGGTTTGATTTCGATGAGCAGCAGACGATTACGCGGACATACAATTCGATGGCTCAAGGTAAAGACAGCCCAATGGGACGAAACTGGACCTTTAATTTGACGGACCAGTTAGGTTTCTTAGAAGACGGTGCAGTGATGTTGGCGCGCTCAGATGGTGGGAGTGTGTTCTTTGAGAAGCAGTCAGACGGAACTTTTGAGATAGAGGAAGATGAGCCACTTGAACTTTCGAAAAAAGTGAATAAAGACGGCGCGCGTGAATTTGAGGTTGTGGATTTAGAAACAGGAAACATCTCTCTTTTTGCTGCGAACGGTCAACTTTTAAAAGTCACAAGTAAGGCTGGAAATGTAACGAATTATACGTATAACGCTGATGGTGAATTGGTGAAAATGGTCACTGGCTCTGGAAAAGTGTTGCAGTATGCATGGGATGCGGATGGACACTTGAAGGAGATTGTATTACCTGATGGCGGGAAATTGGCTTATTCATATGATGAAGATGGAAACCTAACGAAAGTGGTGGACCAAACTGGGAAAGCAATTACCTACCAGTATGATTCAGAACACCATATGACATCTTATAAAGATAATGATGGGAATTTATTAATTAAGAATACATTTGACGCGGAAGGTCGGGTAACGGAACAGACAGACGGAGAAGGCAATACTGCCACACTGAAATATGAGTCCGGAAAAACAACGACAACCGATTTCAATGGCAATAAGAAAGTAGTTTATTTTAATGACCGCTTGCAAACGACAAAGATTGAGTATGCCGATGATACGACGACAGAAAATAAATATAACGACCAGCATCAGTTAGTCGCTTCTGTAGATCAGCTGGGGAATACGACTACTTTTGAAAATGATGCAAATGGAAACCTGACGAAAACAGTATATCCAGACGGAACAACAGAAACGAACGAATTTGACGCGAAAAACCAATTAATCCGAAAAATAGATAGCCGTGGCGGCGTAACGAGCTACGCATACGATTCCAAAGGCAATGTTGTGCAAATAACTGCACCAAACGGAGGGGTACAAAAATTTACGCATAATGAAGACGGTCAAGTAGTTTCAGAAACAGATGCGAATGGCGCGGTAACAAAGACTGCCTATGATGCCAAAGGAAACCCGACAAAAGTAACAGATGGTCGTGGCAACGAAACAACCTATGCCTATGATAGTTTGTCGATGTTGAGTAGTATTACAGACGCAAATGGCAAGTCAGAGAAATATGAACGTAATGCACGCGGCGAGCTAGTGCGTGAGTGGAACGCAAATGGCGCAGCGATGACTTACGCCTATGATACAAACGGCAATAAGATAAGCGAAACTGATTTGAATGGCAACAGCACTACTTTTGAATATGATGCTTTTGACCGTGTGATTAAGGAAACGAATCCACTCGGCGGGGTGACAAAATACAAATATGACGGAAATGGCAATAAAATTAGTGAAACAGACCCACTCGGCAACACGGAGAAATTTAGTTATGATGCGCTAAATAGGCAAATAAAAGTGACTGCGGCGGATGGTGCGGATATTACCTATCACTATGATGCACTTGGTCAAAAATTATCCGAAGAAACCGAAGATGGTCAAAAAACAAGCTATCAATATGATGCAAAATCAGGCTATAAAACTAAAGAAATAGACCCACTCGGCAATGAGACAAATTATGCCTATGATGCAGATGGAAATGTCACGAAAATCACGTATCCAGATGGCACAACCGAAGAATTCAGCTATGATGCAATGGATAATATTACACGCTTCGTCGATCAAGCTGGCAACGTTCAGACATACGAATTTGATGCGAACGGAAACACGACAAAATTAAAAGAAGCCGGGCGTGTTTCGACATATACTTACGACGAGAATGGCAGCGTAACCTCCGAACAAGATGCAGCTGGTGGCGTGAAACGTTATAGTTTTGACAAAGTCGATCAAGTACAAATCGAAACCGACGAGCTTGGCGAAAAGACGCACTATGTATACGATGCAGATGGAAATGTCACAAAAATCACAGACGGTAATGGCCACGCTATAACAATGGCATATGACAATGCAGGTAACGTGATTCGCCAAACGGACGCAGAAGGTAACACTACAAAATACACCTATAATGCGCTCAATTTAGTTGAAACAGAGATTTCACCAACAAACGATATCACACAATATCGCTATAACAAAAATGGTAATTTAATTACAGAAATAGACCCGTACGGCAACGAAACAAACTATCACTACACAAAAACAGGCGAAGTTTCTGAAATTATTGATGCTCTGAGAAACAAAACAACTTACGATTACGATAATCGTGGAAATCTGACAACAAGTACCGATCCGCTAGGCCGAAAAACTACTTATAGTTATGATATGGCGGACCGTGTCACTGAGCAAAAAAATCCAGACGGCACTAAAGCAACTTACACTTACGACAAAATGGACAGATTGTTAGAACAACAAGATAATACAGGTCAAAAAGAAAGCTACACATACAACGCAATTGGTGATGTAACACGTGTTGCTGACCGCAAAGGACGCAGTGAATCCTACAGCTATGACACATTCGGCAATGTCAGCAGTAAAACAGACATGCGAGGCAATAAAACGAGCTACGAATACGATGCAGCCAATCGCCTAGTGAAGCAACAAAACCCAACAGGCAAAGCGCAAAGCATTGAATACAACAAGCGCGGCGACATCACATCCGAAGTTTTACCGAATAGTGGCAAGTACACTTATAATTACGATGCAGAAGGTAATTTGCTGTCCGAAACAAACCCACTAGGCGAAACAACGAGCTACCAATACAACGGCAACGACGAGCTGATTACGACAACGAATCCAGCGGGTGCTAAATCAAGCGTAACCTACGATGCTAATGGTAATGTCACAGCAGTTACCGATGAAAATGGCGGCACAACAAAACAAACTTTCGACGCAACAGGTTTAGTAACAAGCCAAATAGATGCAGAAGGAAATAAAACACAATTCGGCTATGACCAATTAGGACGCCTAACAACCGAAATTGATGCAGCTGGATTCAAACTCCTGAACAGCTATGACGCAGCGGGACGCCTTATCAAGGAAACAGATAAGCGCGGTAACACAACGAAATATACGTACGACAAAGCAGATAACATTTTGACAGTCAAAGAGCCTTATGGAACTACGTCGACATTTAAATACGACCTACGTGGCAACATCACCGAAGAACTTGATGCAAATGGTAATGCGACAACATATAGCTATGATAAAGACGATCAACTTTTATCTAAAACGGACCCGATTGGCTATAAACAAAGCTACAAGTATAACGAATACGGCGACCTTATCGAAGAAAGTGATAATCAGCAGAAAAAAGCAATTGCCAGCTATACTTATGACAAATTTGGGCAACAAAGTACGAAAAAAGACATCCAAGGTCGAATCACGCGCTACACGTACGACGATACCCAGCGCATGACTCAAATTACGTATCCTAACAAACTTTCTGTCGGCTATACGTACGATAAACTGGACCGAGTTACTGGAATGCGCGATGTTCGTGGTAATGATACTAAAATTCAATATGACAAAGTCGGCAACGTTACCTCCATGATTGACCCAGGTAACCAAGTCTACAAATACACCTACGACAAAAAAGGCAACATGACCAAAGAAATCGACCCACTCGCAGCAAGCACAGAATATCGTTACAATAAAAACGACCAAGTTATCAGCATCAAAGACCCAACAAACGCAATAACTAAATACCAATATGATGCGCGTAACTTGCTAACTTCTATTACGGATGCCAAAGGTCACACAACAAAAATGGCCTACGATGGCAACGAGAATCTTAGCGAAACAACAGATGCAAAAGGTAACAAAGAACGCTTCCAATACGACTCACTAGATCGCATGACAGCAGCACAAAACCGACTAGGACAAAAATCAACTTACACTTACGATAAAGTAGATAACGTCACGTCAATCAAAGACGCCAAAGGTTTTGTCACAAAATATAGCTACAATGATCGCAGTGACCTCGTTAAAGAAGTAACACCAGAAGGCAAAACCGAAAAATACGAATACCAACTAGACGGTTCCTTGAAGTCTAAAACCAAGCCAGATGGTGAAAAAACAACTTATAAATACGATGAACTAAACAATTTAGTCGAGCAACAATTTGATGGTGGTAGCTACAAATACACCTATGACAGCAATGACGATGTAAAAACCGCTACATCAAAAGACGGAACATCCGAGTTTACTTATAACAAATTCGGTGATGTACTATCAGTCAAAGATGCAAACGGTGAAACATTGAAATACGAATACGATACAATCGGTCGCAAAACAGCGCTCATTTATCCAGATAACACGCGTGTATCTTACCGCTACAATGACGCCAACTTGCTAACCGACGTAATCGAATCAGACGGCAAGAAAACCAGCTACACATACGACGCGAACGGCTTGCCACTAAGCATTCATTACAGCAATGGCACAACGACGAGTTATAAATACACAGCAACTGGCGAAACCGAACAAGTCATCACCAAAAATAAAGCCGGAGAAACCATCGCATCATTTGACTACAACTACGATGAAAACGGTAATGTAGCCAAAGAAACCATCAATCAAAGTGGCGAAAAACAAACCAAGAGCCACACCTATGATGCCGATGACCAACTGACCGAAACAACAATAACTAAAGGCGAAACAACCGAAAAAATTACGTATATCTATGATGCTAACGGCAACCGAAGCAAACTATTACGTAATAAAAACGGTAAGAAAACCACCGAAGACTATCATTACGACGATGACAACGCACTTGCAATGATTAAAGCAGATGGTGATGAAGACACAACCTACACGTATGACAAAAACGGTAACATTACCAAAAAAGCCTTACGAAGTGGTAAAGTAGAAACATACACGTACAATGGCGAAAACCAACTGATTCAATCCGCCGACAACGAAGGCAATCAGACGACATACACATATGACGCATTTGGTAATCGCATAGGCAAACAAACTATCACAGACAAAACCAAGTCCTTCAAAGGATCGCTCAGTGAATGGATTACAGAATACGACCAAGATAGTCAAAAAGGTAAAACAACACTAGCGGGACAACTAGAAACCCGCGCCAAAGAAACGTCTAAAGGCTGCCCAGCATACGCAGAAGCAAGCAAAGATACAACTACTAAAAAGGGTATCCAAGGCAAAACGAATCTTAAAGCCAGTGACAGTAGCCAGCGCACTACGAAACTGAATCAAACAGTCGGCTACCAAACAGTAAACACCATTCGCTACGTTAACGATTTAACCCAAGAATACACCCAAGTCGCCCAGCTTAACGAGACGACAGCAGATGACGGCGAAACAAGCACCACCAAGACCGCTTTCCGCTTTGGCGATGACAACCAAATAATCGGTACAGACGAAGAAAGCTATCACGAAAACGGTCTAAGCGACATCGCAACAACATCAGACGGCGAAACAAATACCGACTACGACTACACCGACTATGGCACCGCACTTGCGACAGCCCCAGTGGCGAATCAAATCGGTTACCGCGCGCAAATGCACGACACAAGCGACACGCAAAACCTACGCGCCCGAAATTATGATACAAACACCGGTCGTTTCCAACAAGCCGATAATTACAGAGGAGCCTTAGACGACCCCCGTAGCCAAAACCGCTACATTTACGGCGTCAACAACCCAATGTCATTCGGAGATCCAAGCGGAAACATACCAAAATGGCTCAAAAAAGCAAGCAAAAAAGCTAAAAAAGCCGTGAAAAAAGTAAGCAAAGGCGTTAAAAAAGTAAAAAATGTCGTCAAGAAAACTGTTGAAAAAGTAAAACGCGTTGTGAAAAAAGTACAAAAAGCCATCAAGAAAACCACAAAAAAAATCAAACGCGCCGTGAAAAAAGTAACCAAAAAAGTCCAAAAAACAGTGACGAAATTTAAGAAGGCAGCTAAGAAATCGATTAAACAAGTCACGAAAACGGCGAAAAAAGTTTACAAAACAGCCAAAAAAGTGGTTCAGAAAAAATATAACCAAGTCAAACAAACCGTGAAGAAAAAAGTACAAACAGTGAAAAAAGCCGGCAAAAAAGTTATATCTAAAGCAAAAAGCGCAATCAAAACAATTTCAAAAGAAACAAAAAAACAGGTTGTCAAAGCCGCTAATAAGCTGTTAGAAGCTCAAGTCAATAATGCTATTCGTATAGAAAAAACAATGAAATCTATTTGTGAAGGTCTCTCCGTAATAGGCGCAGGTGTGGTGGACGGCTTCGCCAGCGATTTAACTTTTGGCTTAATAGAAACTGTTGGTAAAAATAAAGAAGTATATGGCGACGATAACCGTTATTACGTTGGCAGGCTAATTGCTGATACAGTGAGTGTTTATTTTGGAGTCAGTGCAATAATTGAAGGAGTAGCAATCGGAGGCGCGGGTTTAGCACTAGATACAACGGGAATTGGAGCGCTAATAGGAGTTCCGGCCAATGTAGTAGGATTGACTATGGTTATAGGGGGTACAGTTCTAACAGCCAGCGGAGCAATGAATTTTGGAAAAGATGCAATGGATTTGTATTCTAATTTTCAAAAAGGGAATGAAAGTAAAGCTGATATATCCCCTTGGATAAAAGATAACAGAGTACCTTTGGACAAAGAAACAATTCTAGCAACATTTAAGAAAACAAAAAATAGAGTGAAGGGTGCGACAGTCTATGAAAAGTCGGGTAAATTTTACCATAGGGATACTTTGCATAAAGGAGGGAGAGCTCATTTAGAGGTATACGATAAAAAAGGAAAACACTTGGGAGAAGCGGATCCTGTTACAGGAGAAATAATTCCAAATACAGCAGATCCAACCAAGAGATTACCGAAATGAGGAAATAATATGCTAATAAAAAAATCTATTACTATTACCGAGAATGATATTTATGAGATAGGAGCTACAAAGGATTATTTAATTATCAATGACAACTATACTGGGATAGTTGTGTATGACAAAGAATGTAATAGAAAATGTAATGTTAAAATTGATGAAAGCCTTATGATTTATCAATTTTATACATCACTTCTGAATAATTTTGTTGTTATTTTCGATGCGGAAAATGAAAAGCTGTATGTTGTGAATTTATTAAATCATACAGTAAAAAATATAGATACAGATACGATGATATTCGATAATTATTATTTTGTGGATGGGGACAATTTTATTTTGAAAGAGGATTTAATGGAGTATACCTTATCGTTTGAGAAGACCAAAATCATTAAGAGACGAGTAATTAGTAAAACGGATAAGCAATATTTATTAGGTAATTATCAAGATGAAAAGGTCTTTAGAGATGAAAAAGGTAGGATGTATTATAGTGACGAAAAACAAAGTGGAGTAGAGTTGTTGGATAATAATATAATTGAAGGCTTTATAGCAACAAATAAAAAGAATATACTAATTTATGATGAATTAAAGCTTTTAACTTATAAAAATTTACAATTCAAAGAGAGATACAGAATTCCCGAGGGATTTATGTTAAGGAAAGCTCTGTTTTTAACCGAAGAGGTTCTGGTTTTACTATTAAATGAGAAGAAGAATATTTTAAAAAGTATAATCCAAACATATCAAATTTAGGCTTACGAAGTTGATGAGGCGCAGCGTTAACCACAAGCAGTGACAACTTATAAAGCGATGATTACGATGTGTCCACGGCCATAGAGAAAGTCTAACAGAGGATGCAATCTTAGTTTGGAATCATATTTGTCAGGTGCTAAAAAAAGATTTGAAAATAAATAAAAAGAAGGTACTTATGCATGGATAAAGCTGATATATTTAATCTAGCGAAATCACTTAATTGTGAATATGAAATTGGGATAAGGTCTGAAATAAATTCTTTTTTTGAATATCAAGAAGATAGTATCTCTAGCTTTGATTTAAAATTTCAAAAAGAAGATAAAACGATAAATAATTATTTTTCTTTAGATGTGAACATGAAAAATTTTAGCTATCAAGCGGCACAAAGCTTGTTCCATCAATTGGTGCAGTTCATTGAGTACAAATCCGCAACTTTTTATATCCAAGAAAAAAGAGCCACTGATATTATGATATATTTATTGTCTGAAACTTCTGAGGGTAAAGGGTTTCTTTTACAGTTGAAAATTCAATAAAGAACGTTTAGAGGAGAATACATCTACAACTCGAATTTAGAAGGTACT containing:
- a CDS encoding RHS repeat-associated core domain-containing protein, translated to MKKGIKILLVTLLLFPMLPWQFVQGAVNAESEFGNYYGKQLASQDKVTVADLNEDAQKQLKDENPPKDTTLDEDLSDKNADAVRLFDAETPNVTETLAEEASTAGMEEAVAERTENTKTFVNKETGEGETYYFTEPVHFKNDDGKWEDFDATLVKDGEKTWSANETAREITTPKVVTEDAMPTLKLDGANVAVRPSGEADLEQVVAKDNRIMYASEDAKTEPFTMEADSFGMELGQYVKAGDDSEQQVTFDLTVPDDVTLKDDEKRAATLIYRGEDLIGAIPSPVLEDETGSVIDTLTAKTVKTETGYQLQVAKLSTKKVTGNLAKVAVSFVSTKITNGIQATSLRQYRDDVAYSFQPYMYIGYDDGNNSGTEGAAHFITYGVVKVPDSEIKKIGTNREIESAELSLYRRGTQGFWGDRAKDSKGNVVKRLFEVHGITKDVGNIDDLTYGKFKSLGFPYGPPANVDGKETYIGKIDDANRRISFDITNVAKDWVNGGKNNGVIVKTAKVNSFEMPYSQADIFAAPKSGVTSESPYVVFKHRERPPIDADMPLKDTKLYLRPFVSANNDGKLDFTALGMDGVGRPDAKINYKIIDTSDNKKVTFSGTDPSIGRDYLFPNYPKLNSETQEYRELMSNWQTNTLLLKGVLKENHLYQVEAEIKDGNESVSKKYDTFQIYKVTGLDSLPRLLKFYGIANKRSQFMLDNNMKDELLVQGNVVFIRNPQKNAGKAYQSGNYDTADKMRLDALAIGRGKHCTFGYEPINFDSGNLLYNMEDAKWFDFDEQQTITRTYNSMAQGKDSPMGRNWTFNLTDQLGFLEDGAVMLARSDGGSVFFEKQSDGTFEIEEDEPLELSKKVNKDGAREFEVVDLETGNISLFAANGQLLKVTSKAGNVTNYTYNADGELVKMVTGSGKVLQYAWDADGHLKEIVLPDGGKLAYSYDEDGNLTKVVDQTGKAITYQYDSEHHMTSYKDNDGNLLIKNTFDAEGRVTEQTDGEGNTATLKYESGKTTTTDFNGNKKVVYFNDRLQTTKIEYADDTTTENKYNDQHQLVASVDQLGNTTTFENDANGNLTKTVYPDGTTETNEFDAKNQLIRKIDSRGGVTSYAYDSKGNVVQITAPNGGVQKFTHNEDGQVVSETDANGAVTKTAYDAKGNPTKVTDGRGNETTYAYDSLSMLSSITDANGKSEKYERNARGELVREWNANGAAMTYAYDTNGNKISETDLNGNSTTFEYDAFDRVIKETNPLGGVTKYKYDGNGNKISETDPLGNTEKFSYDALNRQIKVTAADGADITYHYDALGQKLSEETEDGQKTSYQYDAKSGYKTKEIDPLGNETNYAYDADGNVTKITYPDGTTEEFSYDAMDNITRFVDQAGNVQTYEFDANGNTTKLKEAGRVSTYTYDENGSVTSEQDAAGGVKRYSFDKVDQVQIETDELGEKTHYVYDADGNVTKITDGNGHAITMAYDNAGNVIRQTDAEGNTTKYTYNALNLVETEISPTNDITQYRYNKNGNLITEIDPYGNETNYHYTKTGEVSEIIDALRNKTTYDYDNRGNLTTSTDPLGRKTTYSYDMADRVTEQKNPDGTKATYTYDKMDRLLEQQDNTGQKESYTYNAIGDVTRVADRKGRSESYSYDTFGNVSSKTDMRGNKTSYEYDAANRLVKQQNPTGKAQSIEYNKRGDITSEVLPNSGKYTYNYDAEGNLLSETNPLGETTSYQYNGNDELITTTNPAGAKSSVTYDANGNVTAVTDENGGTTKQTFDATGLVTSQIDAEGNKTQFGYDQLGRLTTEIDAAGFKLLNSYDAAGRLIKETDKRGNTTKYTYDKADNILTVKEPYGTTSTFKYDLRGNITEELDANGNATTYSYDKDDQLLSKTDPIGYKQSYKYNEYGDLIEESDNQQKKAIASYTYDKFGQQSTKKDIQGRITRYTYDDTQRMTQITYPNKLSVGYTYDKLDRVTGMRDVRGNDTKIQYDKVGNVTSMIDPGNQVYKYTYDKKGNMTKEIDPLAASTEYRYNKNDQVISIKDPTNAITKYQYDARNLLTSITDAKGHTTKMAYDGNENLSETTDAKGNKERFQYDSLDRMTAAQNRLGQKSTYTYDKVDNVTSIKDAKGFVTKYSYNDRSDLVKEVTPEGKTEKYEYQLDGSLKSKTKPDGEKTTYKYDELNNLVEQQFDGGSYKYTYDSNDDVKTATSKDGTSEFTYNKFGDVLSVKDANGETLKYEYDTIGRKTALIYPDNTRVSYRYNDANLLTDVIESDGKKTSYTYDANGLPLSIHYSNGTTTSYKYTATGETEQVITKNKAGETIASFDYNYDENGNVAKETINQSGEKQTKSHTYDADDQLTETTITKGETTEKITYIYDANGNRSKLLRNKNGKKTTEDYHYDDDNALAMIKADGDEDTTYTYDKNGNITKKALRSGKVETYTYNGENQLIQSADNEGNQTTYTYDAFGNRIGKQTITDKTKSFKGSLSEWITEYDQDSQKGKTTLAGQLETRAKETSKGCPAYAEASKDTTTKKGIQGKTNLKASDSSQRTTKLNQTVGYQTVNTIRYVNDLTQEYTQVAQLNETTADDGETSTTKTAFRFGDDNQIIGTDEESYHENGLSDIATTSDGETNTDYDYTDYGTALATAPVANQIGYRAQMHDTSDTQNLRARNYDTNTGRFQQADNYRGALDDPRSQNRYIYGVNNPMSFGDPSGNIPKWLKKASKKAKKAVKKVSKGVKKVKNVVKKTVEKVKRVVKKVQKAIKKTTKKIKRAVKKVTKKVQKTVTKFKKAAKKSIKQVTKTAKKVYKTAKKVVQKKYNQVKQTVKKKVQTVKKAGKKVISKAKSAIKTISKETKKQVVKAANKLLEAQVNNAIRIEKTMKSICEGLSVIGAGVVDGFASDLTFGLIETVGKNKEVYGDDNRYYVGRLIADTVSVYFGVSAIIEGVAIGGAGLALDTTGIGALIGVPANVVGLTMVIGGTVLTASGAMNFGKDAMDLYSNFQKGNESKADISPWIKDNRVPLDKETILATFKKTKNRVKGATVYEKSGKFYHRDTLHKGGRAHLEVYDKKGKHLGEADPVTGEIIPNTADPTKRLPK